The Hippocampus zosterae strain Florida chromosome 2, ASM2543408v3, whole genome shotgun sequence genome contains the following window.
aaactcccagagacgctgagcgtccgatgggcgggacaaaaccagcatttatccaatgactcgtctcgtttcaatgcatggGACAAGCTACTCTGAACTCTcaagacgcccagcgtccgcgctgTCGACGCTCGGCGTCCACACAGTATAAAGCACAGTAAAGCTGCAGGaaagaatgagaagagagtcgcgtcataaccagtaataagaagttGATTCGGAACAAACGgtgagcgcgttgtagcgcatatttagtcaatgacatgtacacacaattgtacatgcacacatatttgattgatgattattttatgtcattttaaggaaagctgagcttcccttgcagtctttgagcaatcgcctctgattcaagccatccatttttctgccAACACTGACAGTTCATATTTATTCCAGGTCACAAAACACAGTAGAGTCCTACTTCTCATGATTTGGAACTGAAGGCACCTCCTCGGCACCGGTTTTAGTATTAAATAGACTACACTGTGCAGGCTCAGAATACCGCAGTTTCTGAAATACAACTGCAAATTAGTTTTTTGTCAGGGTGGAGTATAAAATGTTCGAAAAGATATGTATGTTCATCTCCTAAATATAGTACAACCTTTATTGATTTCGCTTACATTCTATAAACCTCTCCAAACGTTATCAAACTTGCTTGGTCTTGCCGCTGTCTTTGTCTTGACTGGGACTCAAATTGTTGGACCTGGTTCAGGGGTCTTAACTGCAACACTGCCACGTACCTTGGATCCATTAAACATAACAAACAACAGCTTTTGTCCCAATACTCTTAACAGCCTAAAGTGCAGCACCACGCTGGTCTTCTGGAGTCCTTTGTACAAGTCTGTGTCACTCAAATGTAGGAGTTCTTAAGAAAAGACACTGTCTGACTCCTCGAGCTGCCAGACAACGATGACACACGACTACTGATGATGCTACGCGACCCCGACGCAGTTGATGAGCTGTATCTGGACAAGAGGCCAGACTCTGAAGCTGACCCTGACCCGACAGAAGCATTAGTTCTCTTTGTGTTCGACCCGCCTCCAGATGTCGATCCTGAGGAGATGGCGGATATGTTGGAACGCTCTGATGACAGCCCGGACACAGAGGCCGCTTTAATCCTGGAGGTGATTCCAGACACCGAGGACAGCTCTGTGGTGGACTTGGTTTTGAGGTCTTTTTCCACATCTGGTAATTGTCGGATAATCACTCTGCATGGAAAGAGAGACagtgtttatttgtgtgttttttattgctctctctgtctctctctctctttctcgctctctctctctgcctatTAGTAGCTGCTGTATCTCTATATATCTCTTTGTATTGCTATACATCTACTGTGTCTGTGTTTAGAGTGAGTATCTGAGTCTCGTTTTTATGCAGAATTTTACGACACCCCCAAATAACTGTAACTGTTGACTCACGTGTGCTCTTGTCCACATAGTGGCCTGCACACCGACCATAGATAGAAGGTACCACCAGCCATTTGAAAGGCGGAGCCAACCCAGCCAAGGAAGAGTGGGGTGCCAAGGTCAAACCTAAGGTCGATGAGAGTTGCGATCAATGTTGAAAATCTGTTTTGACACATTTCTATTGCTCACCGTTGAAGAATGTACTTACTTAAGCCCATCAAAGTTTGGGTTGAAATATTCCACTGAGACGTATTGTGCATAAACGGCATAGCCACTTGTGGACAGTAAACCTGCACACAGACAATGGAATTATTTTATCAGTAGAATACAGTTTTGTTCTTCAGGGGCACCGCAGGATGACAATTCTACCGACTCATGACTGGCATCCTTCCGGAACTGTATTTTGCTTTACGGGACATGACAGTCAGATAACTGTGTGTTCTGGTATTTTTACAGTACATGCCTGTTTATATGTTAAATTTGCTAgttaatgattaaaaacaacaacaatgcatcCATGGATACATTATTCATTCACTTACACATGTACTTGTGCTTCTACCTTTAGCCTATCACAGACGCATTCAGCAACATGCATCCACAGCAATTCGCCTATGTGCACCAGCTGCAAAAAATTCAGCAGGTTAACGAATACCGCCGGTGGGCTATTTTGAGGGATTGATAGGCAAACGGAGCAATATTGTAAAGTTTGATACATATCGGGCGTTCTCATCTTTTGTCTCTCATCCTGTATTCCCCAAAACAGTGGGCCCGCAATGTTAATTTTAATGCAGGGCGATTGATAAAGAAGCAGAATGTGCTGCCTACCGTCACTTCTAGTCAGAAAATACTTCTTTATACtgttaaatgacattttgttatttttaaccaagcattaaagaaaaaaataaataaataaaagtacaaccAGGGACTGTTCTGACATTGGAACTTTACAGCAATCTACATTTTTGTGATGtatgattttgtttgttaacTTGGTAACTGTTGCTGTTAACTCTTAGATTTAATGTACATGCTATGGATTAGTATTTCACAGTATTTTACAATGATTATAAAAAAGCAGGAAGACAATGTTGTACATTCCTTGTGAATTTACTGAAATGTGTTACAGTGTACTTAAGTGTAAAAGCGTCACCAAAATATGTTAATGAGtaaaatgactgcattcatgaCTAGAAATGCATATTTCTCCGTTTTGACACTGTCTGAGCGgatattcattttaaaacatataaaGTGGTCTAATTAAGTATAATTGTGTTTTTTCACGGGGTGCAACACCACATTACCACTAAATTATATGACTGTTCAAGGGCCACTTTGGTTATCTCACAATGTATTTTACACGACTGTCACAATattagacatacagtatatagctCTCAATTTTGCACCACTGCAAACCACAACCACAATagtaaatgttttattcaattaGTCCAATACGACATGAAATTTGTAAAGCACATCCGTAGAACTCGATTAATGGTTCTCATTGTTTATGCAGGCCTGCCCAAGTTTTTAGCCAGTGTGTTTATTCCTCCAATCTAATCAcatgaattgtattaaaatgagACTATACCACTGATTATGTGGAAGCAACCGCCAGCGTAGATCTTCCTGTGTTTTGAGCGGTCTTTCCCCCCAACGAAGGTGCACTCCATGCCCAACAAGCTGAGCACAAAGGCCAGCATGCCCAGGGACAGAGCAGCCATCAGCAGACCTCGCACAATCTGAATGTGGCCTGGAGTCGCACAGCAATGCACAAAACTTAGCCAAGCGGGTGAGTTTGCCGTTTCTCAGGCGGCTTGGTACCCACCCTCCACGGACCAGAGCACGGGGAAGTCGTAGCAGTTACTGACAGCTGTTGAATCTGTAAAGCAAGATCTCCACAGACTGGACCAGTACCAGGCCACCTTCAAGATGGAGGAGCCTCCCATGCCACCGACAGAGCTGATTTTCCAGCCCTCCATGGCCATAGTGCAAGCCACAAAGATCCAACCCAGGACTGTCATCAAAAAGCCCCAGATCTGAACCACTCGAATCCGCATCACCGGGCTTTGCCAAGAACAGGTTCCTTTGAAAGAGGTTGCTGCACTCTATCCTTGATAATTTCCTTAGTGCGCTTTCTTTTTGGCAACACTTGATTTCCTACTGCAGAAGATGAATGTTAAATTTTCATCCAAATAGCAACAACTGTTCATCTTCGGAAAGAAAAAGCCGAGTGGCTTGCATGTACAAGGCAGGGctatgctgttgttgttgttctgcaaGTTTTAATATGCGGGTGGGAGAGGAGGGTCCCTCTGGTTCCCATTGTTACAAGTCACAATTGCCAGATTGCCAGGCCAGGCACTGGGTGCTCATCCAAGCATGTGTCTCCAATTACCAAAAAAACTCGTTGCACTCCTTTGACTGCCAAGTCAGCAGATATGGTAGATTGCAAATATCGCTCAAGTATCTGTGGCTGATTAGCTAGGTTGGTGCGAATTTTACCAACAACTGTGCACATTTGTTCCTTGATGACCttagcccaggggtgggcaaacattttggctcggaggccacattgacttttaaaatatgacaaaagggccaggtcagcacgagccatggtacataaaaaaaactgcatttgttgacaatccatatcaaacatcaacagaacaaaagcatgaaagtactgtattaatatacttttttttatatgacaaaagtgttgttgatgacctattttagcctatGCATTGCtacagatgggttgtgatcaaaccagtagaagtagagcgatactaGATGGTCGAAAAgactccccccccaaccccccgttctgcaacttcaagtcaatgcgccacctggtggtgaaatgcctgtcattacaagtccaattgaaatgaatgcaatcattcacatcgaaccttaattgtggacgaaccttcggcgggccggattaaaaagaccaacgggccggattcggcccgcgggccgtagtttgcccatctcTGCCTTAGCCTGTTCCAGTCAAGGCTACTCATGGAATCactgcggaaggctggtgatCAGTCATTCCACCAAAGCCTCACTTTGTCTGCGCTTCCATAATTAAAACACACTCCCATAATACCGAGCTGATGTAGCCAGTAATTAATACTCTGTCATCAACAATGAATTGGCCGGTTTGACTTTAATGGGCTTGCGGGCAACCCAGTGAGGCTTAGGTGACCTGAAATACCCGCAAGGGCACGCAGTTACAGTATTCCATTCCGGATTTAGGCTTTATTTGAggcaaagttaaagaaacagcATATATCGGTTGAATGCTGTTATGTTCCCACACCTCAAGGATGTTGTCCTGTGCATTCATGCTGCTCTCTGTGGCTGGTGTTCATTGATGCATTTGGTGAAATGTCATTGTGACCGTTGCTAGAAAATTGCCAGTGTGGTGCCCATGGTGACACGATAACCTCACAGAGGTTTggccatgcatgtgtgtgtgcatgagtcatcCTTTGTCAAAGCATTCATAGTCAGGGTTCATGGACTACATTTCACAGCAATCCAGAACTATGCCCAAATCTCATAATTCTTCATTATGCTTAATGTTCCTTTTTACTTAGCTTAGGTTTTATCCTGTTTCTATTGTGTGcctatgcatgcgtgtgtgtgtgtgtgtgtgtgtgtgtgtgtgtgcgtgtgtgtgtgcgtgtgtgtgtgtgtgtgcgtgtgtgtgtgtgttgtgtgtgtgtgtgtgtaaggttGGTATATTTGTGCATCAAACGATGTGGATTGTTGGGTCAACAATGACCTCTCTTCCATATTTGCTTGGTCTGATGTGAAAGTAATTTTGATTGACGTTGACTGCAAGATTCTTTGAGAGTTTTCATTCAGATCTGTTGgatatgttttatttatatatgcaGTTAATGTGAATAATTTGTGGCAGAGCATCAAGTCCATgttgaaatggaagaaaaaaaaatcacaggaatCACACATTTCCGCTTGCTGTGGGGGCGGCCAGAGGGGTGGCCAGAGAGTCACAAGGGGTGGCCGGGGCCACCATGTAGCTCCGCCTCTTTAATATTGCACAGTTATTGGCCACTTCATTATTTGTAAAATCcatgaacataaaacaaaatgactgtAAATGAACAAATAGGCATTCTGGTTTTACAAGATCGCACTTTGTTATTATTAACACTAAAGGGTTACCATTGGGGTTCCTAAATACAGATTTTCAAATTTACACAACCATCCGTTTTTGTATCATTCTCTTgttcagagtgaaagagaggcGAGAGATTAATCACAAATCGGTCACAGCACTGTCAAACAGGGACAAGAATTCACACTCAAATGTAGTTcacagtgttcaatcaaccaaaCATACCCTTGGGGAGAAGCTGAAACACGGAACAAGACatgaacaacacacaaaaacacccaaTAGCACAGAATAGCAGCCATGTTTAAATTAGTGAACTACTTTTTGGACAGCAACTGGGTACTTGAAAACAATATAACATACCATACTTCAAGTgcaaaaccatccatccattttctaatctgctcatcctcacaagggccgggggttcctggagcctatctcagctgtcttcgggcagtaggtggggtacaacctgaactggttgcctgccaattgcacggcacacacagacgaacaaccatctgcgctcatattcacacctcgggacaatttagagtgttccatacatctgccatacatgtttttgaaacatgAGAGGAAACCAGTGTaaccggaaaaaaaacacgcaggcatagggagaacatgcaaactccacacaggaaggccagaagcGGAATCGAACCTGAACCCCTGCATTGTGAGGCCCATGTGCTAACAAGCTGTCATGGTGCCGCCCCATACCTAAAACTAAGAGGTCCAAAATGTACAGTTAAACACAATTTTCCCCCAAAGTcaagttttcttttcaattgtAAAATGGCATGCTGAgatttcaaaacacaaaatcaCCTTTATGGAATGCCGTGGACAACTGACACTGACATTTATGAACGCAATGCAACGTGTTGGACACCGCCTGAGGTTCCTCCTGATCATTATTCAGAGGTGCAGATTGATGGATGATTAGTCGAGTCTGCAGATTCTCTGTAGCTTCAGATGTGACCCAGTGGTCCATGGAGGTCAGATCATTGGAGTAGGAGACCACGTGAGAGGCCCTCATGTGACCCATCTTTCCGCTTTGATCATATTAAAAGAAGCTCACCTATGAAGCGTAAACTGCTGGCACCGGGAGAGAGGCTTTGAATGGAAACTGTGCTCAAAAAttgctttattttcaaagtcatGACCCCACATTTCGGTACAAACAATGAGGGTTGATCAAGAATAAGAATGTGAGGCAAGTGTAAAGGCCAGCTTTATTAAAAGTGACCTGGAGTTCAAATGCTGATTTGTGCCAAATTAAATTGCTTGcctgaaacaaaaagaaaaagaatctggCACATTTTAAGAATCATCTGTAAATATCCTCTGTTCCAGTCTTTCTCTTTCAAAGTTCATCCACATCTGGGCTGGGCAAAATTcagaattcaattcaattcaatggatGAATTTGAATGTTAATTCGCTCCACCCCACAGGATGTTGAATTGAATTCCAGTTACAGGAAGTGGAGGTGGACTCACTGCCTCTCAAAGAAACTCTCTCATCCTATTTCACTGAGAATGAGAGGTTTCACATTCACTTTTCTTCCAGATGGAAGTACAGAGACTAAAATTAAGTATTAATTTTCCTTACATTGgaaagtttaaaaatatatcattatttcaaagtaataaaatgaaacatgtttttacaatattgttTTATCTGAGTAGGCTTTTAATGtgaattcaagaaaaaaaaacaattactacACGTTACCATTCACCATAATTAAGTATTGTGTACAGAAAATCTTTGCAAAGATATTTGTACGAAATTGATGTTGGAAAGGTTTATATACTGTAAAGCACAggggtcaaagtcaaggcccgggggcctgatctgacccaccacatcattttatgtggcccgcgaaagcaaatcaagcaagtTCCATGATACATGCTAATGTCTgaacaaaaatttcaaattgtcaaacATAATCCATGATAACATatgatattgcaagcattttctcaTTACCAAACTCCTTCTTACAATTATAtaaacaattattaaacaagtcactattcttgacttctgattctAAAACtaattatccatcaatttgttgtgtgctgtgtatgtaatatgggGAAGTGAtaaaacatttactgtatatggtttcacaaaattcaccatcattacagccctccaagggaaaccttaactacaatgtggcccacgacaaaaattgacacccctgctgcaaAGCTTCATTGTTAAATACACTCCAATTCTGCATCATGAATTTCTTTGAATTTCCATACCACTTCCTACAATTTAAATTTCAATTGGATTTCTGTTTCCTGTTTGCctattcaattcaaattctaGAACTGAATTGGAATTTTGGGGTCGTTCTCATTTCAGCGCTGAATTTCGTACAGCCCTTAGCGACACCCATGATATCATGTGAACAAGCAATTTCACACATAGGCGTTTCTGCCAAACTGCCTGGATGGCTCCAGAAATTCTCTGTGGAGGCTGCTCGCGGCCTTGCCGCGCTTGTCATGTAGGTGCGCAAACACAGCAGCGGCCGTTGAGGATTGATGGCCTCTGCAAACACCAGGTGGAAGGACGTGAAGACAACTCTTTTAACAAAGGACACCAGGATGTTTGAAACACTAATCAATGCAAGCTAATGTTGATGCTCATTCGTGGAAAAtgatctattcatccatccaatttctttaCCACTTACCCTCAATATGGTCAtgggtgtgctgaagcctacCCCAGAGTTGAGttggcaaggggggggggcacacccgTCCCTACActagtcaccagccaatcacagggaaatcgttttttttcccctttaaatgtgtttttcaaagtcaGTCTTCAAATTTCCCAttcatgtccattttttttcattgcttgcattttgtcttttttttccgactTTAGCGTGCTGGTTTTTACATTCAAGTTTCTTTTTATCACTTTCATCTTGATGACAGTGTTTGGGCTCCGTTAAGGGATACCAGAGATTCCAATAAATATCTAAAGTCCTGCTCAACTAATTTGGGCCCCAAAAGTCTATGTAGGACTTCtttgattagaaaaaaaaacattggcaaacATGGCCACTAAACACTATTAAGGGGTGTGAAAGCAggatgtagagcaggggtgggcaattattttcccaggggggccaaatgagaagcagaaaatattgtggcgggccgggccaaaagttagaaatagaaatagaaaataaagaagatagcacaatgtctttgtatgccagtaataatgtaacattctcctccaccatcacactcagcaccggttctcctcaaggatgtttactgagccccctgttgttcacgctctacatatttgactgctctccgactcttattagcgctccagtttgcg
Protein-coding sequences here:
- the cldn10e gene encoding claudin-10; protein product: MRIRVVQIWGFLMTVLGWIFVACTMAMEGWKISSVGGMGGSSILKVAWYWSSLWRSCFTDSTAVSNCYDFPVLWSVEGHIQIVRGLLMAALSLGMLAFVLSLLGMECTFVGGKDRSKHRKIYAGGCFHIISGLLSTSGYAVYAQYVSVEYFNPNFDGLKFDLGTPLFLGWVGSAFQMAGGTFYLWSVCRPLCGQEHTVIIRQLPDVEKDLKTKSTTELSSVSGITSRIKAASVSGLSSERSNISAISSGSTSGGGSNTKRTNASVGSGSASESGLLSRYSSSTASGSRSIISSRVSSLSGSSRSQTVSFLKNSYI